A stretch of the Kroppenstedtia eburnea genome encodes the following:
- a CDS encoding diacylglycerol/lipid kinase family protein produces MERVDLIVNPAAGQGRLLEHLPRITRRLKERFPTVNIRQTEKPGDGARWVENEGGEADLVIAAGGDGTVHELANALSLLPDRPRFAILPGGTCNDFSRAVGMEQDIPAALDQILQGWERKVDVGMVDGERFFLNFWGIGLITQVSARIDGKNKERYGRLAYYLSAAQNLLNPCSFQLSVTWDDGSFEGEAAMLLVGNGSYIGGVPGFFPHSRLDDGRLDVLLVKEASLDSLWSMLASHVTREWPESDDLLYFHTRSLSIQAEPAQNIDCDGEKGSLTPSEIRNLSAHLTLLAGEKVSDEQGY; encoded by the coding sequence ATGGAACGGGTGGATCTGATCGTCAATCCGGCAGCGGGGCAGGGGCGGTTGTTGGAACACCTCCCCCGGATCACCCGCCGTCTGAAGGAACGTTTCCCAACTGTCAACATCCGTCAGACGGAAAAACCCGGGGATGGAGCCCGATGGGTGGAAAACGAGGGCGGTGAGGCGGATTTGGTGATCGCCGCAGGCGGGGACGGCACCGTGCACGAACTGGCCAATGCCCTCTCCCTTCTTCCCGACCGGCCCCGGTTCGCCATCCTTCCCGGTGGCACTTGCAATGATTTTTCCCGGGCTGTCGGAATGGAACAGGACATCCCCGCCGCCCTGGACCAGATTTTGCAGGGGTGGGAGCGGAAGGTGGATGTGGGGATGGTCGACGGGGAGCGGTTTTTCCTCAACTTCTGGGGGATCGGCCTGATTACCCAAGTATCGGCCCGGATTGACGGCAAAAACAAGGAACGCTACGGGCGGCTCGCCTACTATCTGAGTGCCGCCCAAAATCTGCTCAACCCCTGTTCCTTTCAGCTGTCCGTCACCTGGGATGACGGAAGCTTTGAAGGGGAAGCCGCCATGCTGCTGGTGGGCAACGGTTCCTACATCGGCGGAGTTCCGGGCTTCTTTCCCCACAGTCGTCTGGATGACGGCCGGCTGGATGTGCTGCTGGTCAAGGAAGCCTCCCTGGACAGCCTCTGGTCCATGCTGGCCTCCCATGTGACCCGGGAGTGGCCGGAGAGTGACGATCTTCTCTATTTCCACACCCGGAGCTTATCCATACAAGCGGAACCTGCCCAGAATATCGACTGTGACGGAGAGAAGGGCAGTCTCACCCCATCGGAGATCCGGAACCTCTCCGCTCACTTGACGCTCCTGGCCGGAGAGAAGGTATCCGATGAACAAGGCTATTGA
- a CDS encoding alpha/beta fold hydrolase: MDCTIGDLKIHYAEHGSGTPVLLLHGYSLDHRMMTACMEPVFAERPDYHRIYPDLPGMGLTPAQPWIQNSDDMLKAILSFIDTVIPDRPFLVVGESYGGYLAQGIAAKKEEQVMGLALICPMVIPDASRRTLPDPTVLHRDERLLSELESTAAPEAVEDFKQIAVIQDRSHWERFDREILAGSRLADADLLQRVKSNYGFSHDLNRELEKSFTGPTLILAGRQDAAVGYQDQWVLNQRYPRASFAVLDRAGHNLHIEQSRLFEALVTEWLDRVEEGRSD; this comes from the coding sequence ATGGACTGTACCATCGGCGATCTGAAGATCCACTACGCTGAACACGGCTCTGGAACACCGGTCCTCCTGCTGCACGGGTACAGCCTGGATCACCGGATGATGACCGCTTGCATGGAGCCCGTTTTCGCAGAGCGTCCCGACTATCATCGAATCTACCCGGATTTGCCGGGGATGGGCCTAACCCCGGCACAGCCCTGGATTCAGAATTCGGATGATATGCTGAAAGCGATCCTCAGCTTCATCGATACAGTCATCCCCGACCGCCCCTTTTTGGTGGTGGGGGAATCCTACGGAGGTTATCTGGCCCAAGGGATCGCGGCCAAAAAAGAGGAACAGGTGATGGGTCTGGCACTCATCTGTCCGATGGTGATCCCCGATGCGTCCCGGCGGACTCTGCCGGATCCGACGGTATTGCACCGGGATGAGCGGCTGCTGTCCGAATTGGAGTCCACCGCCGCTCCGGAAGCGGTGGAAGACTTCAAACAGATCGCCGTGATCCAGGACCGCTCCCACTGGGAACGCTTTGACCGGGAGATCTTGGCCGGATCACGGTTGGCGGATGCAGATTTGTTGCAGCGGGTTAAAAGCAACTATGGCTTTTCCCATGATTTAAACCGAGAACTGGAGAAGTCCTTCACCGGGCCCACATTAATCTTGGCGGGTCGCCAGGATGCCGCGGTGGGCTATCAGGATCAATGGGTACTGAACCAACGATACCCCCGGGCCAGCTTCGCCGTGTTGGATCGGGCGGGACACAATCTGCATATTGAGCAGTCCCGTCTGTTTGAGGCTCTGGTCACGGAATGGTTGGACCGGGTGGAAGAAGGCCGTAGCGATTGA
- a CDS encoding phosphotransferase: MHPLIDGIQSTLPGLKIQSTRSHEEGWDFHVLEVNEEWIFRFPRRPREMERLKREADFLEKAAPDLPVAVPRYEVLHLRDPLPFGGYRKLPGTPLSAATGSFSAVTLRELGQFLSALHRMDNFPDLPGEADWMEKYRVLEEWAAEALFPSMEASRREGLEKLFQHLHREMGKAHLPLCPIHGDLSAAHLLGGEHHLTGVIDWGDACIGDPAHDFAALWLEFGESTARGVARHYSGLIDPSFWMRADLYRRLAPVYGWLHDGERGDPCKTD, translated from the coding sequence ATGCATCCGTTGATCGATGGGATTCAGTCCACCCTTCCCGGGCTGAAGATCCAAAGCACCCGGTCCCATGAGGAAGGATGGGACTTCCACGTCCTGGAAGTGAACGAAGAATGGATCTTCCGCTTTCCCCGCCGTCCCCGGGAGATGGAACGACTGAAAAGGGAAGCTGACTTTTTGGAAAAAGCGGCCCCGGATCTGCCCGTTGCCGTTCCCCGCTATGAGGTGCTCCATCTGCGGGATCCCCTTCCCTTCGGGGGCTACCGAAAGCTCCCCGGAACCCCGCTGTCCGCTGCTACCGGCTCCTTCTCTGCCGTCACCCTGCGGGAGCTGGGACAGTTTCTCAGTGCCCTCCACCGGATGGATAACTTTCCGGATTTACCGGGCGAAGCCGACTGGATGGAAAAATACCGGGTGCTGGAGGAGTGGGCGGCGGAAGCCCTGTTTCCCTCCATGGAAGCATCCCGGCGGGAGGGGTTGGAGAAGCTTTTTCAACATCTGCACCGGGAAATGGGGAAAGCCCATCTCCCTCTCTGCCCCATACATGGTGATCTGAGCGCCGCCCATCTCCTGGGCGGGGAACATCACCTGACAGGGGTGATCGACTGGGGGGATGCCTGCATCGGCGATCCCGCCCACGACTTTGCCGCCCTCTGGCTGGAATTCGGGGAAAGCACCGCCCGGGGGGTGGCCCGGCACTACTCCGGGTTGATCGACCCCTCCTTCTGGATGCGGGCCGACCTGTACCGCCGCCTCGCCCCGGTTTACGGATGGTTACATGACGGGGAACGGGGAGACCCTTGTAAAACAGACTGA